A genome region from Ignavibacteriota bacterium includes the following:
- a CDS encoding T9SS type A sorting domain-containing protein, which yields MKRLIPVFGVLLIVALVLAPMFDATAQVKVKKIGRSLNQMTLPVKGSPAPAWNISTGLRAVGTKSRAYWTVDTLGSAQVGTPTWTLVTKPAGSAATLDSANGKWINSVKVDTVGEYIVSAQVGTQTAYDTIWASTYVGVSTDANAGCFCHPGATTIKTAWEKSVHGTMFFRSMTGHEEMERGKGAYAAGCIKCHTTGWDPTAANNNFGIKVKQSGWDTTWYKGLESYAGDYWITTGDSSKWNLLTADEKKLGNIGCESCHGPAQAHATSAQATRIGMSKYSPDMCNQCHDGSRRHSLGTFFHQSKHNEVEIGAAAEGGRANCQPCHVGAGLMYYFNNNMDTTGIASKWVLSRDAMTSISCQVCHDPHGNDNEFALRTMTLKGDSLKGGYVLPAQFRSSTGNICMICHGGRYAVKARITKTAPYYGWADRFYPHYNTQGEMLFGAGAYQYDDNSFTGLMTHAGVEGGCVGCHMQDRKNRLDGGGNMLANHSFSMSDTLFAAGVYKPTDACAPCHGEIEDFDDIRALYDYDRDGAIEGVQSEVDGLLAALKAKLPLDAVTNMPVTMRKDSLAVKNRPDLIQNIWNWYFVYEDRSKGVHNTKYAVRILYKALGWTPLAVEATDGMPTEFGLNQNYPNPFNPTTSISFSMPKDGHVLLQVYDVTGALVKTLVDQTMRAGNMQAAWDGTNLSGNKVASGVYLYRMAAGDFVAAKKMVLMK from the coding sequence ATGAAGCGTTTGATTCCTGTTTTCGGCGTGTTACTCATCGTTGCCCTCGTGCTCGCGCCGATGTTCGACGCGACCGCGCAGGTCAAGGTCAAGAAGATCGGCCGGTCGCTGAATCAGATGACCCTGCCGGTGAAGGGTTCGCCGGCGCCGGCGTGGAACATCTCCACGGGCCTGCGCGCGGTTGGTACCAAGAGCAGAGCATATTGGACGGTTGATACACTGGGTTCGGCCCAGGTTGGAACCCCGACCTGGACGCTGGTCACGAAGCCGGCCGGTTCGGCCGCAACGTTGGACAGCGCCAACGGCAAGTGGATCAACAGCGTGAAGGTTGACACTGTCGGTGAATATATCGTCAGCGCACAGGTCGGTACACAGACCGCCTATGACACCATCTGGGCCAGCACCTACGTGGGCGTTTCCACCGATGCGAACGCCGGATGCTTCTGCCATCCGGGTGCCACGACCATCAAGACCGCGTGGGAAAAGTCTGTCCACGGAACGATGTTCTTCCGCTCCATGACCGGTCACGAAGAGATGGAACGCGGCAAGGGCGCCTATGCCGCCGGTTGCATCAAGTGCCACACCACCGGTTGGGATCCGACCGCTGCCAACAACAACTTCGGCATCAAGGTGAAGCAGTCCGGTTGGGACACCACCTGGTACAAAGGCCTCGAATCATACGCAGGCGACTACTGGATCACCACGGGCGACAGCTCGAAATGGAACCTGTTGACGGCGGATGAGAAGAAGCTCGGGAACATCGGCTGCGAATCCTGCCACGGACCGGCCCAGGCCCACGCGACATCGGCCCAGGCGACCCGGATCGGCATGTCCAAGTATTCACCGGATATGTGCAACCAGTGCCATGACGGCTCGCGCCGCCACAGCCTCGGGACGTTCTTCCACCAGTCGAAGCACAATGAAGTTGAGATCGGTGCAGCTGCTGAGGGTGGGCGCGCCAATTGCCAGCCCTGCCACGTCGGCGCCGGTTTGATGTACTACTTCAACAACAACATGGACACCACCGGCATCGCCTCGAAGTGGGTCCTGTCGCGCGATGCGATGACCTCCATCAGCTGCCAGGTCTGCCACGATCCGCACGGCAACGACAATGAGTTCGCACTGCGTACCATGACGTTGAAGGGCGACTCGCTGAAGGGTGGCTACGTACTTCCGGCACAGTTCCGCTCCAGCACCGGCAACATTTGTATGATCTGCCATGGCGGCCGCTATGCAGTGAAGGCACGCATCACAAAGACGGCACCGTACTACGGCTGGGCAGACCGCTTCTATCCGCACTACAACACCCAGGGCGAGATGCTCTTCGGTGCGGGTGCGTATCAGTATGATGACAACAGCTTCACGGGCCTCATGACCCACGCTGGTGTCGAAGGCGGATGCGTTGGCTGCCACATGCAGGACCGCAAGAACCGCCTCGATGGCGGCGGGAACATGCTTGCCAACCATTCGTTCAGCATGAGCGACACGCTGTTCGCAGCAGGAGTCTATAAGCCGACCGATGCGTGCGCTCCGTGCCACGGCGAGATCGAAGATTTCGACGACATCCGCGCCCTGTATGACTACGACCGCGATGGTGCGATCGAAGGCGTGCAGTCGGAGGTCGATGGTCTGCTTGCAGCACTGAAGGCAAAGCTGCCGCTCGATGCGGTCACGAACATGCCGGTCACGATGCGCAAGGACTCCCTGGCGGTGAAGAACCGTCCGGACCTCATTCAGAACATCTGGAACTGGTACTTCGTGTACGAAGACCGGTCGAAGGGTGTCCACAACACGAAGTATGCGGTCCGGATCCTGTACAAGGCTCTCGGCTGGACCCCGCTCGCGGTCGAAGCGACCGACGGCATGCCCACCGAGTTCGGCCTGAACCAGAACTACCCGAACCCCTTCAACCCGACCACCAGCATCAGCTTCTCGATGCCGAAGGACGGCCACGTGCTCCTGCAGGTGTATGATGTGACAGGTGCACTGGTGAAGACGCTCGTCGATCAGACCATGCGCGCCGGCAACATGCAGGCGGCGTGGGATGGCACGAACCTCTCCGGTAACAAGGTTGCCAGCGGCGTGTACCTCTATCGCATGGCGGCAGGCGACTTCGTTGCGGCAAAGAAGATGGTTCTCATGAAGTAA
- a CDS encoding cysteine desulfurase codes for MQHIYLDHAATTPIDPRVRDAMEPHLGSMFGNASSVHWHGRQAKSALESARAAVADAIGAHVSEIFFTSGGTEADTLAVVGSVTGRPARVITAASEHHAVLDTCLHLQSLGAEVHILPVNGAGVVDLAEIEKELQKGAGIISVMHANNETGTIQPVRAIADLAREHGSIVHTDAVQSIGKIPVAVDDLGVHMLSLSAHKFYGPKGIGALYIRRGVDVQPVMHGGGQERGKRPGTENVALAVGCAEALRLAVAEREMTMGRLARLRDGLEEEIVRAFPGVLVNGDRANRVPHLLSVSFDAARYPMEGEMLVTNLDLDGISASSGSACTSGSVQPSHVLLAMGRDEATARATLRFSFGSMNTEDDVQAVTAVLQRVIGRMVSVR; via the coding sequence ATGCAGCACATCTATCTTGATCACGCAGCAACGACACCCATCGACCCACGCGTCCGGGACGCGATGGAGCCGCACCTTGGCTCCATGTTCGGGAACGCGTCGTCCGTGCACTGGCACGGCAGGCAGGCGAAGTCGGCGCTTGAATCCGCACGCGCTGCGGTTGCCGATGCGATCGGCGCCCATGTCTCCGAGATCTTCTTCACCAGCGGCGGAACGGAGGCCGACACTCTGGCGGTGGTCGGCAGCGTGACGGGGCGGCCGGCACGGGTCATCACGGCGGCGTCGGAACACCATGCGGTCCTGGATACATGCCTGCATCTGCAGTCCCTCGGTGCGGAGGTCCACATCCTCCCGGTGAATGGCGCAGGCGTCGTTGATCTCGCTGAGATCGAAAAGGAGTTGCAGAAGGGGGCGGGGATCATTTCGGTGATGCACGCCAACAATGAGACCGGGACGATCCAGCCTGTCCGGGCCATCGCGGATCTCGCAAGGGAGCATGGATCGATCGTTCACACGGATGCCGTACAATCCATTGGGAAGATCCCCGTCGCCGTGGATGACCTCGGCGTCCATATGCTTTCGCTCAGCGCCCACAAGTTCTATGGGCCCAAGGGCATCGGCGCCTTGTATATCCGTCGCGGGGTGGACGTCCAGCCCGTGATGCACGGCGGCGGGCAGGAACGCGGGAAACGTCCCGGAACGGAGAATGTGGCATTGGCGGTGGGTTGCGCGGAAGCCCTCCGGCTTGCGGTCGCGGAACGGGAGATGACCATGGGGCGTCTGGCCCGCCTGCGTGACGGTCTGGAGGAGGAGATCGTCCGCGCGTTCCCGGGGGTGTTGGTGAACGGGGACCGGGCCAACAGGGTGCCTCACCTTCTCAGTGTCTCGTTCGATGCGGCACGGTATCCGATGGAAGGGGAGATGCTCGTGACGAACCTCGACCTCGATGGGATCTCGGCCTCCAGCGGTTCTGCATGTACCTCCGGCAGCGTGCAGCCATCGCATGTCCTCCTGGCGATGGGGCGGGATGAGGCCACGGCGCGGGCCACGCTCCGGTTCTCGTTCGGCAGTATGAACACCGAAGACGATGTGCAGGCGGTGACAGCGGTGCTGCAGCGGGTGATCGGGAGGATGGTCAGCGTGCGGTAG
- a CDS encoding Ppx/GppA family phosphatase, whose translation MTIASIDIGTNTVLLLVGTVGTDGRIGVLHDSVQAPRLGQGVDAARRLAPASIIRVLRVLSEYRSIMEPFHPDLTIVAATSAVRDAQNRQEFIERVREAMGWDVRVLSGNEEAEWTFAGTVSGSSQPGSALVVDIGGGSTEISIGTGLRPSFHTSIDIGAVRLTERLLPSTPPRPEELAAARAEIVAQIAAIPANTFTNGIAYAVAGTPTTLAAHCAGLRTFDRGVVDGYELSRNAVEGTLRHLASLTPAEIRKLGSHFEGREDVITAGALILSQVMDHFGLERIRVSVRGLRYGALLAAATAR comes from the coding sequence ATGACCATCGCATCGATCGATATCGGCACGAATACCGTCCTCCTCCTCGTCGGGACCGTCGGAACCGATGGGCGGATCGGGGTGCTCCATGATTCGGTCCAGGCACCGCGGCTCGGGCAGGGCGTCGATGCTGCCCGGCGCCTCGCTCCGGCATCGATCATCCGTGTGCTTCGCGTCCTGTCCGAGTACCGCTCCATCATGGAGCCATTCCATCCGGACCTGACGATCGTTGCCGCAACGAGCGCCGTCAGGGATGCACAGAACAGGCAGGAGTTCATAGAGCGTGTCAGAGAGGCGATGGGATGGGACGTGCGGGTGTTGAGCGGGAATGAAGAGGCGGAGTGGACGTTCGCCGGCACCGTGAGTGGCTCATCGCAGCCCGGAAGTGCACTGGTGGTCGACATCGGGGGCGGGAGTACCGAGATCAGCATCGGCACGGGGCTGCGGCCGTCCTTTCACACGAGCATCGATATCGGCGCCGTGAGGCTCACCGAGCGATTGCTCCCTTCCACACCGCCGCGACCCGAAGAATTGGCGGCGGCACGCGCAGAGATCGTGGCACAAATCGCCGCCATTCCGGCCAATACCTTCACGAACGGCATCGCTTATGCCGTTGCCGGTACGCCGACGACACTGGCCGCGCATTGTGCCGGCCTGCGCACCTTTGACCGTGGCGTGGTGGATGGCTACGAACTGAGCAGGAATGCTGTGGAAGGGACACTGCGGCATCTCGCGAGCCTCACCCCCGCGGAGATCAGGAAGCTGGGGAGTCATTTCGAAGGGAGAGAGGACGTCATCACAGCGGGCGCGCTCATCCTCTCGCAGGTCATGGACCATTTCGGCCTGGAACGCATCCGCGTCAGCGTGCGCGGCCTGCGCTATGGCGCCCTCCTCGCCGCTGCTACCGCACGCTGA
- the prmA gene encoding 50S ribosomal protein L11 methyltransferase — MIEITIPAGEELRQQLIAMLGQLGVEGFWEDGDLLKCYVPEPKWSPAMQEEMRSVIGMLVSPSTHPLPPMHVQTLAERNWNEEWEKTIQPIHVTPHIVITPSWHVYTAAPGEMVLTIDPKMSFGTGYHESTRLILGLVEQYVRPGMTVLDIGTGTGVLAIAAIRLGATHAVACDIDEWSYDNAIENATLNGVAEKMTILEGDIAVTPDQPYDLVIANIQRNVLIPLIPAMRSRLAPGGTLLLAGLLNIDRDAMTEALREHGFTVLQEGAENEWIALAANR, encoded by the coding sequence ATGATCGAGATCACCATTCCCGCGGGAGAGGAACTCCGCCAGCAGCTCATCGCCATGCTCGGGCAGCTGGGGGTGGAAGGATTCTGGGAGGACGGCGACCTTCTGAAGTGCTACGTGCCCGAACCGAAATGGTCTCCGGCCATGCAGGAGGAGATGAGGTCCGTCATCGGCATGCTCGTCAGCCCCAGCACCCACCCTCTTCCCCCGATGCATGTGCAGACGCTCGCGGAGCGGAACTGGAACGAGGAGTGGGAAAAGACCATCCAACCGATCCACGTCACTCCGCACATCGTGATCACTCCCTCCTGGCATGTGTACACTGCTGCACCGGGGGAGATGGTCCTCACGATCGATCCAAAAATGTCCTTCGGCACCGGCTACCACGAGAGCACGCGGCTCATCCTTGGCCTTGTGGAACAGTATGTCCGTCCGGGCATGACGGTGCTGGATATCGGCACCGGTACCGGGGTCCTGGCCATCGCCGCCATCCGGCTCGGCGCAACGCACGCGGTCGCGTGCGACATCGATGAATGGTCCTATGACAATGCGATCGAGAACGCCACCCTCAATGGCGTTGCGGAGAAGATGACGATCCTCGAGGGCGACATCGCGGTCACCCCCGACCAGCCCTACGATCTGGTCATTGCCAACATCCAGCGGAACGTCCTCATCCCCCTCATTCCGGCGATGCGGTCGCGGCTGGCCCCCGGCGGGACGCTCCTCCTGGCCGGACTCCTGAACATCGATCGCGACGCCATGACCGAAGCACTGCGCGAACACGGCTTCACGGTCCTGCAGGAAGGCGCGGAGAACGAATGGATCGCTCTCGCGGCCAACCGGTGA
- a CDS encoding M28 family peptidase gives MTSKPVEQQPVPAIPAFNAERAFSYLLKQTSFGPRNPNSAGHEACKNYFIATLRANADDVRVQEFTENGYNGEKLRLTNIIASFRPQEKDRILLCAHWDTRPRAERDEDPKKRDLPILGANDAASGAAVLLELASLLHNTPPRIGVDIVLLDGEDYGKESDHNLYLLGSRHFARTKPPDYLPRFGILLDMVGDAQLELPREMNSFKYAPDIVSMVWGTARELGITQFVDENGEEILDDHVPLNEAGIKTIDIIDFAYPDQTHRYWHTHEDTPEHCSAESLGAVGTVLTHVVYKQKK, from the coding sequence ATGACATCGAAACCCGTTGAGCAGCAGCCTGTCCCGGCCATTCCCGCGTTCAACGCCGAACGGGCCTTCAGCTACCTTCTCAAACAGACCTCCTTCGGCCCGCGGAATCCCAATTCGGCCGGACACGAAGCATGCAAGAATTACTTCATCGCCACTCTTCGCGCGAACGCGGACGACGTCCGGGTCCAGGAATTCACGGAGAATGGGTATAACGGGGAAAAACTCCGGCTCACCAACATCATCGCCTCGTTCCGGCCACAGGAGAAGGACCGCATCCTCCTCTGCGCACATTGGGACACGCGCCCGCGGGCGGAACGCGACGAGGATCCCAAAAAACGCGACCTGCCGATCCTCGGCGCCAATGATGCCGCAAGCGGTGCCGCGGTGCTCCTCGAACTCGCTTCGCTCCTGCACAACACTCCTCCCCGGATCGGCGTCGACATTGTCCTCCTCGACGGCGAGGACTACGGCAAAGAATCGGATCACAACCTCTACCTCCTGGGGTCCCGGCATTTTGCCAGGACGAAGCCTCCTGACTATCTTCCGCGGTTCGGTATCTTGCTGGACATGGTAGGCGACGCGCAGCTGGAACTCCCGCGGGAAATGAATTCCTTCAAGTATGCACCGGATATCGTCTCCATGGTCTGGGGTACGGCACGCGAACTCGGGATCACCCAGTTCGTGGACGAGAACGGCGAGGAGATCCTCGACGATCACGTTCCGCTGAACGAGGCCGGGATCAAGACCATCGACATCATCGACTTCGCCTATCCGGACCAGACCCACCGGTACTGGCATACGCACGAGGACACCCCCGAGCATTGCAGCGCGGAGAGCCTCGGTGCCGTAGGAACGGTCCTGACACACGTCGTCTACAAACAGAAGAAATGA
- a CDS encoding DUF4097 family beta strand repeat protein — translation MHRIFMLSAIAIVVAVACAAGFAEVKTFEKKFQVGAGGTLSLSTESGSVSVSGGSGSEVIVTATIEGRSSDVAKFVVEANQSGNNVDVTGKAPKDFWRFLRGANLDVRFTVTVPRAYNVRMQTSGGDLAVSTLTGTVNGETSGGNVSIDHVDGAATLGTSGGDIRVDAVKGDVKAETSGGNVKVKNVVGTVHGETSGGDIAAEDVEGKVRLETSGGNVVIKVRGANKGIHAETSGGNVTILIGKSVGAMIDAGTSGGEVVCDLPVMVSGKISEDRVKGTVNGGGELIYAHTSGGNVRIKPLD, via the coding sequence ATGCACAGGATCTTCATGTTATCCGCCATTGCCATCGTCGTTGCCGTCGCCTGCGCTGCAGGCTTTGCAGAAGTGAAGACATTCGAAAAGAAATTCCAGGTCGGGGCCGGGGGGACGCTCTCCCTTTCCACCGAATCGGGTTCGGTCTCCGTGAGCGGAGGTTCGGGATCCGAGGTCATCGTGACCGCCACCATCGAGGGGCGGAGCAGCGATGTCGCGAAGTTCGTCGTTGAGGCGAATCAGAGCGGGAACAACGTGGACGTGACAGGAAAAGCACCGAAGGATTTCTGGCGCTTCCTGCGGGGGGCCAACCTCGACGTACGGTTCACCGTGACGGTCCCGCGGGCCTACAACGTCCGCATGCAGACCTCCGGCGGTGATCTTGCGGTGTCCACGCTCACCGGAACGGTCAACGGCGAAACCTCGGGGGGCAACGTGTCGATCGATCATGTGGACGGCGCCGCGACGCTGGGGACCTCCGGCGGTGACATCCGTGTTGATGCGGTGAAAGGTGACGTGAAGGCGGAGACGTCGGGGGGAAATGTGAAAGTGAAGAACGTCGTGGGTACTGTGCACGGTGAAACGTCTGGTGGCGATATCGCCGCCGAGGATGTGGAAGGGAAGGTTCGCCTGGAGACCTCCGGCGGGAACGTCGTGATCAAGGTGCGGGGTGCGAACAAGGGTATCCACGCCGAGACTTCCGGCGGGAATGTGACGATCTTGATCGGCAAGAGTGTCGGTGCCATGATCGATGCGGGGACAAGCGGCGGCGAAGTGGTATGCGACCTCCCGGTGATGGTCTCCGGCAAGATCAGTGAGGACCGGGTGAAGGGAACCGTCAACGGCGGCGGCGAGCTGATCTACGCCCATACATCAGGTGGGAACGTGCGTATCAAGCCGTTGGATTGA
- a CDS encoding DUF2007 domain-containing protein, with amino-acid sequence MFCPECKAEYVDGVTTCAGCGVPLVAALPAEPDHSGEEMVSILSTFNAGDIAIVESILEGTDIQYFIQGKNFNQLEPLVQPAQLLVARHQVNAAKELLEPLQIRFLGVSQAGE; translated from the coding sequence ATGTTCTGTCCCGAATGCAAAGCCGAATATGTTGATGGCGTTACCACGTGCGCGGGATGCGGTGTCCCGCTCGTTGCAGCTCTTCCCGCCGAGCCCGACCATTCCGGGGAAGAAATGGTCAGCATCCTCTCGACATTCAATGCCGGCGACATCGCGATCGTGGAATCGATCCTCGAAGGAACCGACATCCAGTACTTCATTCAGGGGAAGAACTTCAACCAGCTCGAACCGCTCGTCCAACCTGCCCAGCTGCTCGTTGCGCGGCACCAGGTGAATGCGGCCAAAGAGCTTCTTGAACCTTTACAGATCAGGTTCCTTGGTGTGTCACAGGCGGGGGAGTGA
- the dacB gene encoding D-alanyl-D-alanine carboxypeptidase/D-alanyl-D-alanine-endopeptidase has product MIRPLSVLLLAAILAGCTGAYRSTLEPPPRLSSLSISSSTSLKQQLDPLFADSLFPPANVGVKIVSLTNDRELYSLNERMLFNPASNQKLFTSAAALSLLGKDATFPTIVTADTARRRIIITGGGDPILSTTDLDSIAKMCAAGLPPGASWDVGVNVCLFDSLYWGAGWTWDEEPSDYGMFLSPLMLNLNTVTVKVTPSLTPGTAPIVVVDPPSAYTPVVNTAVTTADSVTQPLRVTRNWMERSNTILVTGMAGLRDRTRVDVLSVWKPELYAGTVFSELLGKYGVATTGRIVLDSSDTMAPALFTFEHRIDTVLTFMNKVSDNLTAETMLKVLAARKAGVPGSAENGAHIVNQFLATAGIDTNLIAVADGSGLSRYDLTTPAATIRLLKKMYADQENFPLYYYTLPIAGVDGTIGRRMRGTLAAGNLHAKTGTLSGVTALSGYVRTLDGEWLAFSIMMQNYAGSSREYRAVQDAIGAILAGLRKID; this is encoded by the coding sequence ATGATCCGCCCGCTCTCCGTCCTCCTCCTGGCCGCCATCCTTGCAGGCTGCACAGGCGCGTATCGTAGTACGTTGGAACCGCCCCCGCGGTTGAGCTCTCTCAGCATTTCGTCGTCAACCTCCCTGAAACAGCAATTGGATCCACTGTTCGCCGACTCTCTCTTCCCCCCGGCCAATGTCGGGGTGAAGATCGTCTCGCTGACCAACGACCGCGAGCTGTATTCGCTGAACGAGCGCATGCTGTTCAATCCGGCATCGAACCAGAAGCTCTTCACGTCCGCCGCGGCGCTCAGCCTCCTGGGCAAGGATGCGACGTTCCCCACGATCGTCACGGCCGATACCGCCCGCAGGCGCATCATCATCACCGGCGGTGGCGACCCGATCCTCTCCACGACCGATCTGGACTCCATCGCGAAGATGTGCGCTGCCGGACTCCCCCCGGGAGCATCCTGGGATGTCGGGGTGAACGTGTGCCTGTTCGATAGCCTGTACTGGGGGGCGGGATGGACCTGGGATGAAGAGCCCTCGGACTATGGGATGTTCCTGTCGCCACTCATGCTGAACCTCAACACCGTCACGGTCAAGGTCACACCATCGCTCACGCCCGGCACCGCGCCCATCGTTGTCGTCGACCCCCCGAGCGCCTACACGCCGGTCGTGAATACCGCCGTCACAACGGCGGACAGCGTCACCCAACCCCTCCGCGTCACCCGCAACTGGATGGAACGCTCCAATACGATCCTTGTCACCGGCATGGCAGGTCTGAGGGACCGCACACGTGTCGACGTGCTGAGCGTCTGGAAGCCCGAATTGTACGCGGGCACGGTGTTCAGTGAACTCCTCGGGAAATACGGGGTCGCGACCACGGGCCGGATCGTCCTGGATTCCTCCGACACGATGGCTCCGGCCCTCTTCACCTTCGAGCACCGCATCGATACCGTGCTCACCTTCATGAACAAGGTGAGCGACAATCTTACCGCGGAAACCATGCTGAAGGTCCTTGCTGCACGAAAGGCCGGAGTCCCGGGTTCGGCGGAGAACGGTGCCCATATCGTCAACCAGTTCCTCGCCACCGCAGGGATCGATACGAACCTGATCGCGGTCGCCGACGGGTCGGGCCTTTCGCGCTACGACCTGACAACACCGGCGGCGACGATCAGATTGCTGAAGAAGATGTACGCGGACCAGGAGAACTTTCCGCTCTACTACTATACGCTGCCGATCGCAGGTGTGGATGGTACGATCGGCCGGAGGATGCGGGGAACACTGGCAGCGGGAAACCTGCATGCAAAGACCGGGACCCTGAGTGGTGTCACGGCGTTGTCGGGATATGTGAGAACGCTGGATGGAGAATGGCTGGCGTTCTCGATCATGATGCAGAACTATGCCGGGAGTTCACGCGAGTACCGCGCGGTACAGGATGCCATCGGGGCGATCCTGGCGGGCCTCCGGAAGATCGACTGA